The Halodesulfovibrio sp. genome contains a region encoding:
- a CDS encoding SDR family oxidoreductase: protein MRNIPMHFSGNHACILGASSGLGMAVAQLLSDAGFRLTLSACSHDGLERIASAFPEATVVELNLETVARSADTEQQSQLRNIDSPDYLVDCMQSDFEAFISGAEPARIAQYMETNISGRAICLRHLSRLMLAKRFGRCVFISSTAAALPNAGQGFYAAAKLAGEALYQNLGVELGGRGVTSCSFRIGYVESGRGATFLEKNPQAVQRSPAKRAMTPDEISHTVAFLLSDAAHMINGTTVTMDGGLTACK, encoded by the coding sequence ATGCGTAATATTCCCATGCATTTTTCTGGAAACCATGCCTGTATCCTTGGTGCATCTTCTGGACTGGGAATGGCTGTAGCGCAACTACTCTCTGATGCAGGATTCCGACTAACCCTTTCTGCATGCTCGCACGATGGATTAGAACGCATTGCATCTGCCTTCCCAGAAGCCACTGTTGTTGAACTTAATTTAGAAACTGTAGCTCGAAGTGCTGATACCGAGCAGCAATCACAACTCAGGAATATTGATTCTCCCGACTACCTTGTCGATTGTATGCAAAGCGATTTTGAAGCTTTTATTTCAGGGGCAGAACCTGCACGCATTGCACAGTACATGGAAACTAATATTTCCGGCAGAGCTATTTGTCTCAGACATCTCTCGCGATTGATGCTGGCGAAACGGTTCGGGCGTTGTGTGTTTATATCTTCAACGGCTGCGGCTCTGCCTAACGCAGGGCAAGGTTTTTATGCGGCGGCGAAACTGGCTGGAGAAGCTCTATATCAGAACCTTGGAGTCGAACTTGGCGGGCGCGGTGTCACAAGCTGTTCTTTCCGTATTGGGTATGTTGAGAGCGGCAGAGGCGCGACGTTTCTTGAAAAGAATCCGCAAGCAGTTCAGCGCAGCCCTGCAAAACGAGCAATGACGCCAGATGAAATTTCTCACACGGTTGCTTTTTTACTAAGCGACGCTGCACATATGATTAACGGAACAACCGTCACAATGGACGGCGGACTTACCGCCTGCAAATAA
- a CDS encoding beta-ketoacyl-[acyl-carrier-protein] synthase family protein, translated as MKNRVVITGCGCISSLGNTPESIRDTVSMGEVAFAPAQDFEGYIVCPVSSFDLTTYTGRWKNKKYLARGAQFALAAAIMAAKNSELAPEQLEQAGLFIGVGPNFDISADFHSMQNGELDNPDLAALWMLKYLPNTAASAISQFLHIHGENSTVGTACSASTQAIGEAFRKIKDGYTTIAFAGGGDSRISQGGLLAYKKAQALWSKGGHPYAASRPFDAARSGFVAGEGGAIFVLESLEHAQARDAHILAEICGYGATMDAHTMTAPHPEGMYAEKAVRAALTEANMHPEEIELIAAHGTSTLLNDQMEAALLERIFYSDETISSPKVTAIKSWIGHCSAASGAVELGILLATLEQKQVPHVRNLTTPCSSNIEFVTENSISSGTNIILESFGFGGQNSALALRLW; from the coding sequence ATGAAGAATAGAGTAGTTATAACCGGATGCGGGTGTATCTCTTCTTTAGGCAATACTCCCGAAAGCATACGGGATACTGTTAGCATGGGGGAAGTAGCCTTTGCCCCAGCGCAAGACTTTGAAGGATACATAGTCTGCCCTGTTTCTTCTTTCGATCTTACAACATACACAGGACGTTGGAAAAACAAAAAATATCTCGCACGCGGTGCACAATTTGCCTTGGCTGCGGCAATTATGGCTGCAAAAAATAGTGAACTTGCTCCCGAACAGTTGGAACAAGCAGGACTTTTTATCGGTGTTGGACCGAATTTTGATATCAGTGCAGATTTTCACTCAATGCAAAACGGAGAGCTGGACAATCCAGACCTTGCGGCGCTGTGGATGCTTAAATATCTGCCGAACACTGCGGCAAGTGCTATAAGCCAATTTCTGCATATCCACGGTGAAAACTCCACTGTAGGGACAGCATGCTCAGCGTCTACTCAGGCGATTGGTGAAGCATTCCGCAAAATAAAGGACGGCTATACAACCATAGCGTTTGCTGGCGGTGGAGATTCCAGAATCTCACAAGGTGGTCTGCTCGCGTATAAAAAGGCACAGGCACTGTGGAGCAAAGGTGGTCATCCTTACGCTGCCTCCAGACCATTTGACGCAGCGCGTAGCGGATTCGTTGCAGGAGAAGGTGGCGCAATATTCGTACTGGAATCTCTAGAGCATGCTCAGGCTCGCGATGCACATATACTCGCAGAAATTTGCGGCTACGGTGCAACTATGGACGCGCATACAATGACAGCACCACATCCTGAAGGAATGTATGCAGAAAAAGCCGTTCGCGCAGCATTAACAGAAGCAAATATGCATCCTGAAGAAATTGAATTAATCGCAGCGCACGGCACATCTACTCTACTCAATGACCAGATGGAAGCTGCTTTGCTAGAACGCATTTTTTATAGCGATGAAACAATCAGTTCTCCGAAGGTTACAGCAATTAAGTCTTGGATTGGGCACTGCTCTGCGGCTTCCGGCGCAGTAGAATTAGGCATTTTGCTTGCGACGCTAGAACAAAAACAAGTTCCCCATGTGCGCAACCTGACAACACCATGCTCAAGCAACATTGAATTTGTTACTGAAAATTCAATATCTTCAGGTACAAATATCATACTTGAGAGTTTTGGTTTTGGCGGTCAAAACAGTGCGCTAGCTTTGCGTCTTTGGTGA